The Candidatus Omnitrophota bacterium genome includes a region encoding these proteins:
- a CDS encoding radical SAM protein, producing MKVLFLTPPIAGWVTHGDHKAPNQYYAQLAAYVRSKKIAEPVVLDCKALDLNYDQMITEVKKINPDLVVMGDLLHSSGGLAIIWHFNESTRLIKESLPDTKIAVGGLWYSAIYELEMKKNPQLDFVMVGEGELTLEDLINNLKDKKKEFKDIDGLVSRGDDGKIHIGPHRGLIPDINVLPMPAYDLFPMDKYVGHTYWKPFAELMTSRGCPGGCNFCYEWSMYDPRFSKTDFVSWRGFSAERICNELDLLEKTYGVNVVVIQDDAFNVDRNKVKEFCEEKIRRGNQVNWICLGRADDWANQLDLVPLMAKAGFFMGLVGIEVSTDEELKALGKGVTIAQIKKTVSTFRENNVATVGTVLIGLEEDDEAAIKKRLEVAESIDPDILALDYVIPVPGSQPWVKAIENGWIDPENIDIKTWDFHHPIVPTKHLTIADVGRLGGWCMREFYSKPERIHRIMESDYSDLVKLCVKDFMSNIAKFEAASKGDKS from the coding sequence ATGAAAGTTTTATTTTTGACACCACCGATTGCAGGATGGGTAACCCATGGAGACCATAAAGCACCAAATCAATATTATGCACAATTGGCAGCGTACGTTCGGTCAAAAAAAATAGCTGAGCCTGTCGTGCTAGATTGCAAAGCACTTGATTTGAATTATGATCAAATGATCACAGAAGTTAAAAAGATTAATCCTGATTTAGTTGTTATGGGAGACTTGCTTCACTCCTCAGGCGGTCTTGCTATTATTTGGCATTTTAATGAAAGCACAAGGCTTATTAAAGAGTCTTTGCCTGATACTAAGATTGCGGTTGGCGGGCTTTGGTATTCTGCTATTTATGAGCTTGAAATGAAAAAGAATCCACAATTAGATTTTGTTATGGTTGGTGAAGGCGAGCTGACACTTGAAGATTTGATTAATAATTTGAAAGATAAGAAAAAAGAATTTAAGGATATCGACGGACTTGTTTCAAGAGGTGATGATGGAAAAATTCACATTGGACCTCATCGAGGGCTTATTCCAGATATCAATGTGCTTCCTATGCCGGCTTATGATTTGTTCCCAATGGATAAATATGTGGGCCACACATATTGGAAGCCATTTGCAGAGCTTATGACGTCCCGCGGATGTCCAGGGGGATGTAACTTTTGTTATGAGTGGAGCATGTATGATCCTCGATTTAGTAAAACAGATTTTGTTTCTTGGCGAGGTTTTTCAGCTGAGCGTATTTGTAATGAGCTTGATCTTTTAGAAAAAACATATGGTGTTAATGTTGTTGTTATCCAAGATGATGCTTTTAATGTGGATCGAAATAAGGTTAAAGAATTTTGTGAGGAGAAAATTAGACGAGGTAATCAGGTTAATTGGATTTGTCTCGGACGTGCAGACGATTGGGCGAATCAGCTAGATCTTGTTCCTTTGATGGCAAAAGCTGGATTTTTCATGGGGCTGGTTGGCATTGAAGTGTCAACGGACGAAGAGCTTAAAGCTTTAGGAAAAGGAGTAACAATCGCACAAATCAAAAAAACTGTTTCAACTTTTCGGGAAAATAATGTTGCGACTGTTGGAACAGTTTTGATTGGACTTGAAGAAGATGATGAGGCGGCGATTAAAAAACGTTTAGAAGTGGCTGAAAGTATTGATCCGGATATTTTAGCGTTAGATTATGTGATCCCTGTTCCTGGTTCGCAGCCATGGGTTAAGGCTATTGAGAACGGATGGATCGATCCAGAAAATATTGATATTAAAACTTGGGATTTTCATCATCCAATTGTTCCCACGAAACATTTAACAATTGCTGATGTTGGGCGACTTGGAGGATGGTGCATGCGAGAATTTTATTCTAAGCCAGAGAGAATCCACCGTATTATGGAAAGCGATTATAGTGATCTGGTTAAGCTTTGCGTTAAAGATTTTATGAGCAATATTGCAAAGTTTGAGGCTGCCTCGAAAGGAGATAAAAGTTGA
- a CDS encoding 2-dehydropantoate 2-reductase, with amino-acid sequence MNVAVVGAGAIGSTVAAYLHKAGVDVTLIGRASQVDVIKENGLKISGVRGQEVFYLPVDTELREEFSLVIFTTKTQDVTDACRANYDFLEHSIILTTQNGVQSDSMISVHVEKEKVISSIVMFGATYVKEGEIVFNFEGDWIIGKPYMPNGMIVEDVSKMLSKAFSVIITDDIVGMKWLKLFVNFNNCIPALVGKSMQETFADMDLCRLSIRLLKEGIDIVSRARIELVSLPNFPVDRIYGLSKMPEDQAAGIINQTLTTLSKEPLYGSILQSIIRKKKSEIEFINGEVDVLSKQIGTRAPLNRKVVDLVNQVEQSGKFFTFDEVKKEFGL; translated from the coding sequence ATGAATGTTGCTGTTGTTGGAGCAGGGGCTATTGGCTCGACGGTTGCGGCTTATTTGCATAAAGCTGGTGTTGATGTAACGCTTATCGGGCGTGCGAGTCAAGTGGATGTGATTAAAGAAAATGGATTAAAAATTTCTGGAGTACGAGGACAGGAAGTTTTTTATCTTCCCGTTGATACCGAACTTCGAGAAGAATTCTCCCTAGTTATTTTTACGACGAAAACACAGGATGTCACAGATGCCTGTCGGGCGAATTATGATTTTTTAGAACACAGTATTATTTTGACAACACAAAACGGTGTGCAGTCTGATAGTATGATCAGTGTTCATGTCGAAAAGGAAAAGGTGATATCTAGCATTGTGATGTTTGGTGCGACTTATGTTAAAGAAGGTGAGATTGTTTTTAATTTTGAAGGTGACTGGATTATTGGCAAACCTTATATGCCAAATGGCATGATTGTTGAAGATGTTTCAAAAATGCTGTCAAAAGCATTCTCGGTTATTATTACCGATGACATTGTTGGGATGAAGTGGCTTAAGCTTTTTGTAAATTTTAACAATTGCATTCCAGCTTTGGTTGGAAAATCGATGCAGGAAACTTTTGCTGATATGGATTTGTGTCGATTAAGTATTCGGCTTTTAAAAGAGGGCATTGATATTGTTAGCCGGGCGAGAATTGAGCTGGTGTCGTTGCCTAATTTTCCGGTTGATCGTATTTATGGGCTTTCTAAGATGCCTGAAGATCAAGCGGCAGGTATTATTAATCAGACTCTGACGACTCTTAGCAAAGAACCTTTGTATGGTTCGATTTTGCAAAGTATTATTAGAAAAAAGAAAAGTGAAATAGAATTTATTAACGGTGAGGTCGATGTTCTTTCTAAACAGATTGGCACACGTGCACCGCTTAATCGCAAAGTTGTTGATTTAGTTAATCAGGTTGAACAAAGTGGTAAGTTTTTTACTTTTGATGAAGTTAAGAAAGAATTTGGATTATAA
- a CDS encoding beta-ketoacyl-[acyl-carrier-protein] synthase family protein: MARRVVVTGVGVIAPNGVGNEACWNGMVNGVSGIKRVTEFDVSMFMTQIAAQVRDFDPIKLGLTHDEALRMDRYVQFAVVAARMALEDSKLSLEAVDRERMGVSLANAICGTKYMEEEFALVTDSGKDAIDPVKVRPDLYDAAMFNTPSSEISAKYGLKGICNTISTGCTAGTDSVGFSFEAIRDGDADIMITGASEAPITPITFGAFDVVNVLATRNHEPEKASRPFDNERNGFVISEGCGILVLEDLEHAKKRGAKIYCEVIGFGTTCNAYHMTDLPSDGEPMKDCICLAMDDAGIKPKEIDYINAHGSSTRQNDVFETNAYKMALGDQAYKIPISSLKSMIGHPLAGANGVELAIGALIFERNILPPTINQTTPDPDCDLDYVPNVAREKVVNCMLKTSSGFSGVHSAMVLRRYEG, from the coding sequence ATGGCAAGACGAGTAGTGGTAACAGGGGTTGGCGTTATTGCGCCTAATGGAGTGGGTAACGAAGCCTGCTGGAATGGAATGGTCAATGGTGTTTCTGGCATTAAGCGTGTGACCGAATTTGATGTGTCAATGTTTATGACGCAAATTGCAGCTCAAGTCCGAGATTTTGATCCGATTAAACTAGGATTAACGCACGACGAGGCGCTTCGCATGGACAGGTATGTTCAATTCGCTGTTGTGGCTGCGCGCATGGCTTTAGAAGATTCTAAATTAAGTTTAGAGGCTGTTGACAGAGAGCGCATGGGAGTATCTTTGGCAAATGCAATTTGTGGAACAAAATATATGGAAGAAGAATTTGCTCTTGTAACCGATAGCGGAAAAGATGCGATTGATCCAGTAAAAGTTCGCCCGGATCTTTATGACGCTGCAATGTTTAATACACCGTCGAGTGAAATTTCTGCAAAGTATGGACTTAAGGGAATTTGCAACACAATTTCTACTGGTTGCACGGCTGGAACAGATTCTGTTGGTTTTTCTTTTGAAGCGATCCGTGATGGTGATGCTGATATTATGATTACAGGTGCTAGTGAGGCGCCGATTACGCCGATTACATTCGGCGCGTTTGATGTGGTTAACGTTTTAGCGACTCGTAACCATGAACCAGAAAAAGCATCTAGGCCTTTTGATAATGAGAGAAATGGGTTTGTTATTTCTGAGGGGTGTGGGATTCTTGTTCTTGAGGATCTTGAGCATGCCAAAAAACGTGGGGCAAAGATTTATTGCGAAGTCATTGGTTTTGGAACAACATGTAATGCGTATCATATGACCGATCTTCCGTCAGATGGAGAGCCTATGAAAGATTGCATTTGCCTGGCAATGGACGATGCTGGAATAAAGCCAAAAGAAATCGATTATATCAATGCGCACGGTTCATCGACAAGACAAAATGATGTGTTTGAAACGAATGCTTATAAGATGGCTTTAGGTGATCAAGCTTATAAAATTCCAATTAGTTCTTTGAAGTCAATGATTGGTCATCCTTTAGCAGGAGCTAACGGCGTGGAACTGGCCATTGGAGCACTTATTTTTGAGCGCAATATCTTGCCACCAACGATTAATCAAACGACGCCAGATCCAGATTGTGATTTAGATTATGTTCCAAATGTGGCACGAGAAAAGGTCGTTAATTGTATGCTTAAAACATCAAGCGGTTTTTCCGGTGTTCATTCGGCAATGGTTTTAAGGCGATATGAAGGTTAA
- a CDS encoding beta-ketoacyl-[acyl-carrier-protein] synthase family protein has translation MKKISITGLGIVTPSGIDKRKFWANIKAGRSAVKTIERFESSRYPSHIAGQVHELDAYSNVSSRLLKKIDLFSHMALVASEISLKDAGIDMAKENLKRAGIFAGNAIGGWLYAETELRDMYLEGREGVSPFMASAWFPAAPQGQISIHYQIKGYSKTIVSDRASSLMAIAYGAKNLNDGKNDFILAGGMEAPVSPYGLLCCNTSGVLTKRNDTPETAYRPFDKTRDGMAIAEGAGILILETEERAKKRGATVYGNIIGYGTTTDGVDRIEPAKDGFELSRAIQMALKDANLEPNQIDYICADGAGTQIGDVTETLGIKKAFGPHAKKIPVSAPKSIFGNMLGACGSVDVATTLLAMEHNLVPPTINLQNPDPECDLDYCANGAQEKEIKRALVINRGRGGINCALILERG, from the coding sequence ATGAAAAAGATTTCTATTACAGGTTTAGGGATTGTCACTCCAAGCGGTATTGATAAAAGAAAATTTTGGGCTAATATTAAGGCCGGACGTTCTGCTGTTAAAACAATTGAGCGTTTTGAATCTTCTCGATATCCGTCTCATATTGCAGGGCAAGTTCACGAGTTGGATGCTTATAGCAATGTGTCGTCACGCCTTTTAAAGAAAATTGATTTGTTTTCTCATATGGCATTGGTGGCTTCAGAAATTTCTTTAAAAGATGCGGGCATTGATATGGCTAAAGAGAATTTGAAGCGTGCTGGTATTTTTGCGGGCAATGCGATTGGTGGATGGCTTTATGCTGAGACAGAGCTTCGAGATATGTATTTAGAGGGACGTGAGGGTGTTAGTCCTTTTATGGCATCGGCTTGGTTTCCAGCAGCACCGCAAGGGCAGATTTCAATTCATTATCAAATTAAAGGATATTCAAAGACGATTGTTTCTGACCGAGCAAGTTCTTTGATGGCGATTGCTTATGGGGCAAAGAATTTAAATGATGGCAAAAATGATTTTATTCTCGCCGGTGGAATGGAAGCGCCAGTGTCTCCTTATGGGCTTTTGTGTTGCAACACCTCCGGTGTTTTAACAAAACGCAATGATACGCCGGAGACTGCTTATCGTCCGTTTGATAAAACGCGGGATGGAATGGCGATTGCCGAAGGTGCCGGTATTTTGATTCTTGAAACGGAGGAGCGTGCAAAAAAACGAGGGGCAACTGTTTATGGAAATATTATTGGTTATGGAACAACGACGGATGGAGTTGATCGTATTGAGCCGGCTAAAGATGGTTTTGAGCTAAGTCGTGCGATTCAAATGGCATTAAAAGACGCAAATCTTGAACCAAATCAAATTGATTATATTTGTGCTGATGGGGCGGGTACGCAAATCGGTGATGTGACAGAGACGTTGGGTATCAAAAAAGCGTTTGGTCCGCATGCTAAGAAGATTCCTGTTTCAGCGCCAAAATCTATTTTTGGAAATATGTTAGGGGCCTGCGGGTCTGTGGATGTGGCAACAACACTTTTGGCAATGGAACATAATCTTGTTCCTCCGACGATCAATTTACAGAATCCAGATCCTGAATGCGATTTGGATTATTGCGCGAATGGCGCTCAGGAAAAAGAAATTAAGCGTGCGCTTGTTATTAATCGTGGTCGTGGCGGAATTAACTGTGCATTAATTCTCGAAAGGGGGTAA
- a CDS encoding phosphopantetheine-binding protein has translation MSLEEKVKAVFKDVLEIGPEEIKPDEKMDICLGLDSTEMVEITVALKRAFNLDIPNNGFKKTLTFNELVESIKAMGVE, from the coding sequence ATGAGTTTAGAAGAAAAAGTAAAAGCAGTTTTTAAAGATGTTTTGGAAATTGGACCAGAAGAAATTAAGCCAGACGAGAAGATGGATATTTGCTTGGGGCTTGATTCAACGGAAATGGTTGAGATTACTGTCGCACTAAAAAGGGCATTTAATTTGGATATTCCAAACAATGGATTTAAAAAAACATTGACGTTTAATGAGCTTGTTGAATCAATAAAGGCTATGGGAGTCGAATAA
- a CDS encoding cyclase family protein, which translates to MIIDLSLPIDDTLEETHGAKIDRITHCEGVDHFNWVVMGKQPGGKERFEKGERVVSADEIPDGEMLGLEIVHSSVHMGTHVDAPYHYGSMCEGRPAKKINDVPLEWCFSDGVVLDFTHMKFPQTISKDDVVAALEKIQYALKPLDIVLFYTGGDKNFGKPEYISEYLGVEPQAVEYLLDHGIKMMGVDTLGLDKPCFGMFKEFLDTRQKDKIWPSHFLGRKREFCHMERLANLGAIPKPFGFKISCLPVKIREAGAGWCRAVAILD; encoded by the coding sequence ATGATTATTGATTTAAGCCTTCCTATCGATGATACGTTAGAGGAAACGCATGGCGCTAAGATTGACCGCATTACGCACTGTGAAGGGGTTGATCATTTTAATTGGGTTGTGATGGGCAAACAGCCAGGTGGAAAAGAGCGCTTTGAAAAAGGTGAGAGAGTTGTAAGCGCGGATGAAATTCCTGATGGCGAAATGCTGGGCCTTGAAATTGTTCATTCGTCGGTTCACATGGGAACACATGTGGATGCGCCATATCATTATGGCAGCATGTGTGAAGGTAGGCCTGCTAAAAAAATTAACGATGTTCCTTTGGAGTGGTGTTTTTCAGACGGGGTTGTTTTGGATTTTACGCATATGAAATTTCCTCAGACGATTTCTAAAGATGATGTTGTTGCAGCGCTTGAGAAAATTCAATATGCATTAAAGCCCTTGGATATTGTTTTGTTTTATACCGGTGGAGATAAGAATTTCGGAAAGCCGGAATATATTTCAGAATATCTTGGCGTTGAGCCGCAGGCTGTGGAATATCTTTTAGATCATGGGATTAAGATGATGGGTGTTGATACGTTGGGTTTGGACAAGCCATGTTTTGGAATGTTTAAAGAATTTTTAGATACGCGACAAAAAGATAAGATTTGGCCGTCACATTTTCTTGGGCGCAAAAGAGAATTTTGCCACATGGAACGATTGGCCAATTTGGGTGCGATTCCAAAACCATTTGGATTTAAAATATCGTGTCTGCCTGTTAAAATTCGAGAGGCCGGTGCTGGTTGGTGCCGTGCAGTCGCTATTTTAGATTAA
- a CDS encoding zf-TFIIB domain-containing protein, with translation MNCPACKTEMVEKDFGGTKVDVCENGCKGIWFDWLELEKLDEKHEGLGKALDEALGSDRHKDDNRGQIACSKCNQLMVAHLYKASKMVTVDECYACGGFFLDSGELEVIRESFMDEKSREEYVAQLLAQEPAYLEFYNTLDEKKKSINPGAVKRAAAINKVVDIITSKFSA, from the coding sequence ATGAATTGTCCAGCATGTAAAACAGAAATGGTTGAGAAAGATTTTGGAGGTACCAAAGTAGACGTTTGCGAGAACGGATGCAAAGGAATTTGGTTTGATTGGCTTGAATTAGAAAAATTAGATGAAAAACATGAAGGTCTTGGTAAGGCTTTAGACGAGGCACTTGGAAGTGATCGACATAAGGATGATAATCGAGGGCAAATTGCTTGTTCAAAATGTAATCAGTTGATGGTGGCCCATCTTTATAAGGCATCAAAAATGGTTACAGTTGACGAGTGTTATGCTTGTGGCGGATTCTTTTTAGATTCTGGTGAGCTTGAAGTTATCAGAGAAAGCTTTATGGATGAGAAAAGCAGAGAAGAATATGTTGCTCAGCTTTTAGCACAAGAGCCGGCTTATCTTGAATTTTACAACACTCTTGATGAGAAAAAGAAAAGCATTAATCCTGGAGCTGTTAAACGGGCTGCTGCTATTAATAAAGTTGTCGATATCATTACAAGCAAGTTTAGCGCGTAA
- a CDS encoding SRPBCC family protein, translating into MGHTVNSIVIDAPYEKVFDTSNNIERWTELFGGEYVKADVLSRVGNRIEFRLTNNEGQSWTSFRLLYKEHNFAYAQKNEPTFPFKHMKIIWLYTEVEGGVLMTWIQDFEVDPKAKFTDAQVVAGVNEHSQHNLKIFKEVIEKEAED; encoded by the coding sequence ATGGGACACACAGTAAATAGTATAGTCATTGATGCACCATATGAAAAAGTTTTTGATACGTCGAATAATATTGAACGCTGGACTGAGCTCTTCGGCGGAGAATATGTTAAGGCGGATGTGTTGAGCCGCGTTGGCAATCGCATCGAATTTCGTTTGACAAACAATGAAGGCCAGTCATGGACATCGTTTCGCCTTCTTTATAAGGAGCATAATTTTGCTTATGCGCAAAAAAATGAACCGACATTTCCGTTTAAGCACATGAAAATTATTTGGCTTTATACAGAAGTTGAAGGTGGGGTTTTGATGACATGGATCCAGGATTTTGAAGTTGATCCTAAAGCGAAATTTACAGATGCTCAAGTTGTTGCTGGTGTCAATGAACATTCGCAGCATAATTTGAAGATTTTTAAAGAAGTTATTGAAAAAGAGGCAGAAGATTAA
- a CDS encoding MFS transporter encodes MKKRQKINTKKIVYALLCLNCIVISFNVAAIAAAIPGIAANLHLPSFLVSRIIPAYMIPYGIGALLYAPLARYFSFRFVMAFSMGLYALGSLLCAQIVSIDHFVIARIFCGIAGAGVIPLGLIIIGKMFEKKVRGRLVGLFFGCSFVSSVAGVLLSGIADWRYLFYIPFILGLLASFLIFIAKSDILELKEKNPVNYFNIIYNIKIRNIFIFIFIISFLYHGLHKWFGVYLNHDYGLDQLSISLIFILMAVLGFAGQILGGFISDQRGRLMSCFVGILILGASAMLLVGHYPIWILAIILGATSIGWTVGHNGASTALTDFPEENRAEVASLNSSVRFLSGGLGFLATAPFVEKSFGVTFLGIGALMFLLILFVRKAISEH; translated from the coding sequence TTGAAAAAGAGGCAGAAGATTAATACGAAAAAAATTGTTTATGCACTTTTGTGTTTAAATTGTATTGTCATATCATTTAATGTTGCGGCCATTGCGGCAGCCATCCCAGGGATTGCCGCAAATTTGCATTTACCAAGTTTTTTGGTTTCGCGTATTATTCCCGCTTATATGATTCCGTATGGCATTGGTGCGCTTTTGTATGCCCCCTTGGCGCGATATTTTTCCTTTCGTTTTGTAATGGCTTTTTCTATGGGGTTGTATGCTTTGGGTAGTTTGTTGTGTGCGCAGATTGTTTCTATTGATCATTTTGTTATTGCGCGTATTTTTTGCGGCATAGCAGGTGCAGGCGTTATTCCTTTGGGTTTGATTATTATAGGAAAAATGTTTGAAAAGAAAGTCCGCGGTCGGCTTGTGGGGTTGTTTTTCGGATGTAGTTTTGTTTCTTCTGTGGCTGGCGTTTTGCTGAGTGGGATAGCAGATTGGCGATATTTGTTTTATATTCCTTTTATATTGGGTCTTTTGGCATCTTTCCTTATATTTATAGCAAAATCCGACATCTTAGAGCTTAAAGAAAAAAATCCTGTTAATTATTTTAATATTATATATAATATTAAAATACGAAATATATTTATATTTATATTTATTATTAGTTTTCTTTATCATGGTCTTCATAAATGGTTTGGTGTTTATTTGAACCATGATTATGGTTTAGATCAGCTGTCAATCAGTTTGATCTTTATCTTAATGGCAGTTCTTGGATTTGCCGGACAAATTTTAGGTGGATTCATTTCGGATCAGCGCGGAAGATTGATGTCTTGTTTTGTTGGAATATTAATTTTAGGCGCTTCAGCAATGTTGTTGGTTGGGCATTATCCGATTTGGATTTTAGCGATTATCTTAGGGGCAACATCGATAGGATGGACTGTGGGGCATAATGGCGCGTCGACGGCGCTAACCGATTTTCCAGAGGAAAATCGCGCAGAAGTTGCCAGTCTGAATTCATCAGTGCGATTTTTGTCAGGCGGATTAGGATTTTTGGCAACAGCACCATTTGTAGAGAAGAGTTTTGGCGTTACATTCTTAGGTATTGGTGCTTTGATGTTTTTATTAATTTTATTTGTTCGCAAAGCTATTAGCGAGCATTAA
- a CDS encoding SDR family NAD(P)-dependent oxidoreductase, producing MDLKGKNVVITGASKGIGKAVAMRLAENGANLVLAARTQSTLDETVKEIKAKTGAKVLGVASDVSKLDDLKKIVDTANKELGSIDILVNNAGVSSQYPFEKQPLEDIERLAHTNYLGYVRLIRLVIEQMIERKSGSIINMVSGSTLCDPIPKTFVTYSSLKVGLRAFLKGLFWEMRDHNIKVTSILPGVVDTGLTDKLDNITQEQKDRLMSPDVVVDMVMFALSVPANTCPLELAVINQQTPWIKPVIDYSQKQAK from the coding sequence ATGGACTTAAAAGGAAAAAATGTCGTTATAACGGGTGCAAGCAAGGGAATCGGAAAAGCTGTGGCGATGCGTTTAGCCGAAAATGGCGCAAATCTTGTTTTGGCTGCGCGGACACAATCAACGTTGGATGAAACAGTCAAAGAAATTAAAGCCAAGACTGGCGCTAAGGTTCTGGGTGTTGCATCAGATGTTAGCAAATTAGACGATCTGAAGAAAATCGTCGATACCGCCAATAAAGAGCTTGGGTCAATTGATATCTTGGTTAACAATGCTGGAGTTTCAAGCCAATATCCGTTTGAAAAGCAACCTCTAGAAGATATCGAACGACTTGCTCACACAAATTATTTAGGATATGTTCGTCTTATTCGACTTGTGATTGAGCAGATGATTGAGCGAAAAAGTGGATCTATTATTAATATGGTTTCAGGATCAACTTTATGTGATCCTATTCCAAAAACATTTGTAACCTATAGCTCTTTGAAAGTAGGTTTGCGCGCATTTTTAAAAGGTTTGTTTTGGGAGATGCGTGATCATAATATTAAAGTTACCTCCATTTTACCCGGTGTTGTGGATACGGGATTAACAGATAAATTAGACAATATTACGCAAGAACAGAAAGATCGTTTGATGTCGCCCGACGTTGTTGTGGATATGGTGATGTTTGCGCTTTCTGTTCCGGCCAACACTTGTCCTTTGGAGTTGGCGGTGATTAATCAGCAAACGCCGTGGATAAAGCCTGTGATTGACTATAGTCAAAAGCAGGCCAAATAA
- a CDS encoding transcriptional coactivator p15/PC4 family protein translates to MDKTVKTFKKNKFQEIRVGIREYKGNDLVDIRTWTMTQGTDEMVPTSKGVSMNIHLVGELKKAIEDVEKTLKESLML, encoded by the coding sequence ATGGATAAAACAGTCAAGACCTTCAAGAAGAATAAGTTTCAAGAGATCCGTGTTGGCATAAGAGAGTACAAAGGAAACGATCTCGTCGACATTCGTACGTGGACGATGACGCAAGGAACGGATGAGATGGTTCCAACGTCAAAAGGCGTTTCAATGAACATTCATCTTGTAGGTGAATTAAAGAAAGCCATTGAAGACGTAGAAAAAACACTTAAAGAAAGTTTAATGCTCTAG
- a CDS encoding amidohydrolase family protein gives MSGIIDFHSHYIPPEIAKNTAFFKNYWSDIEGQLRTMDQNGIERSFLFYPATDAHLNMGGWSNVCRIYNKQISNIVQAYDDRFVGAGILPIDTSKDFLDELKRIKDLDLKILSLASSYDGKYLDDEIFFPVYQFCQDNNLPVHIHPQIINPIGETQVKDPLLTPVLQYMLDVSVCLGKMMMAQVFNKFPDVKFVFAHYGGVVPFLKERFDNTYMMLRKRNFVKDIGRNPSEYFKNLFFDTSGSKSLGALACALEVVSPDCIFFGSDSPANQDVAGSIKMIQSSSITEEDKQSILRKNALNLLLAKA, from the coding sequence ATGTCCGGAATTATTGATTTTCATAGTCATTATATTCCGCCAGAGATTGCGAAAAATACTGCTTTTTTTAAGAATTATTGGTCTGATATTGAGGGGCAATTAAGGACTATGGACCAAAATGGCATCGAGCGTTCTTTTCTTTTTTACCCTGCTACTGATGCTCATCTGAATATGGGAGGATGGAGCAATGTCTGTCGGATTTACAACAAACAAATATCAAATATCGTCCAGGCTTACGATGATCGTTTTGTAGGTGCCGGAATTTTACCTATTGACACTTCTAAAGATTTCTTAGACGAATTAAAACGCATCAAGGATTTAGATCTTAAAATTCTTTCATTAGCCTCGAGTTATGATGGTAAGTATCTAGATGATGAGATATTTTTTCCAGTTTATCAATTTTGTCAAGACAATAATCTTCCTGTTCATATTCATCCTCAAATTATCAATCCTATTGGGGAGACCCAAGTTAAGGATCCTCTTTTGACGCCTGTTTTACAATATATGTTAGATGTTTCGGTCTGCTTAGGAAAGATGATGATGGCTCAAGTATTTAATAAATTTCCAGATGTTAAGTTTGTTTTTGCTCATTATGGAGGAGTTGTCCCATTTCTAAAAGAGCGATTTGATAATACTTATATGATGCTTCGCAAACGTAATTTTGTTAAAGACATTGGAAGAAATCCAAGTGAATATTTTAAAAATTTATTTTTTGATACAAGTGGTTCGAAATCGCTGGGAGCATTGGCTTGTGCTTTAGAAGTTGTTTCGCCGGATTGCATTTTTTTTGGTAGCGATTCTCCTGCTAATCAGGATGTTGCTGGATCGATTAAAATGATTCAGTCCTCGTCGATAACTGAAGAGGACAAGCAGTCCATTTTAAGGAAAAATGCCCTGAATTTATTGCTTGCAAAAGCATAG
- a CDS encoding MarR family transcriptional regulator: protein MNKKGKIAKEILEIFPAFIKKINQGMTKTGEIPSAQMSAIMILADKNQCTLGRLSKDMGVTAPTATGIVDRLYKSGYVKRIRSQEDRRIVNITLTAKGKKAKKNIHKMATQRWRVISNILSLKDQEMHIRILKKIVKGLDEYYEK, encoded by the coding sequence ATGAACAAAAAAGGAAAGATAGCAAAAGAAATTCTGGAAATTTTTCCAGCCTTTATAAAGAAAATCAATCAGGGTATGACTAAAACAGGAGAGATCCCGTCGGCACAAATGAGTGCGATTATGATTCTTGCCGATAAAAATCAGTGCACGCTTGGGCGCTTAAGCAAGGATATGGGTGTTACGGCGCCAACGGCAACAGGCATCGTTGATCGGCTTTACAAGTCTGGATATGTTAAGCGGATTCGAAGCCAAGAAGACCGTCGCATTGTCAATATTACATTGACAGCCAAGGGCAAGAAGGCTAAAAAAAACATTCATAAAATGGCTACACAACGTTGGCGAGTGATTTCAAATATTCTTTCTTTGAAGGATCAAGAAATGCATATTCGTATTTTAAAAAAGATTGTTAAGGGTTTGGATGAATATTATGAGAAATAA